Part of the Bacillota bacterium genome is shown below.
ATACATGGACGCAGGGGAAAACATCACAGCTGCAGCACAAGGCCTATACGTGCATCGCAGTACCCTGAAATACCGCCTGAAGAGGGTACAGGAGGTGCTCAGGGAGGATCCATTCTGCCCGGAAAACCGGTTCAAGTTCTTCCTGGCCCTAAAGGCCCGCCGGCTCCTGTCCTCTTTGTCCAAAATGGACCAACAGGCTGCTGTGGATTAGACAGATGAGGCAATGGCGCCTGGCTGCTTAGCTGATATATAATCTCATTAATCCCAGGCAGAAACCTAGAGACAGGGGGGGTATTGAGAGACATGAAGGCCAAAGGCTGGGTGCGCTTTGCCGTTTTCGCGCTGGTACTGGCGCTAGTGGCTGCCCTGGCAGGTTGCGGGTCAAACCAACCTGCTGAGCAACCGGCGGCGCCCAAGGTTGCGACGGCCATCAGGCACAGCGAGGTTGTGGTGTTCTGGGACCCCAGTGACACCTTCTCCAACGAGATCGTCGCCCTCCAGAACATCTACGAAACCCTGCTGAGGTATGACCCCTTTGAAGACAAGCTCGTTCCAATCCTGGCCACCGAGTACAGCACATCTGAAGACGGGCTCGTATGGAGTTTCAAGCTGAGGGAAGGCGTGAAGTTCCATACTGGAAACCCGTTTAACGCGGATGCTGTGAAGTACTCCATCGAGCGCACCATAGAACGGGGAATGGGTGCGTCCTTCATCTGGCATGCCGTGGAGGAGATCCGAGTTGTGGATGAGTACACGGTGGAGTTCGTCCTTGAGTATCCCGCTCCACTGGATATCATCGCGGCGGCGGGTTACGGCGCCTACATCTTTGACCCGGTAGTCACCGAGGAGAAGGGACATGAGTGGTTCCTTGAGGGGAATGCCTGCGGCACCGGCCCCTACATGGTGGAGAGCTGGGAGCGTGGGCAGGAACTGGTTCTCACCAAGTTCGAGGAGTACTGGGGGGGCTGGGAGGATCACCACTTCGACAAGGTGGTCCAGAAGGTAGTCCCCGAGGCGTCCACCAGAAGGCAAATGCTGGAAGCCGGCGAGGCTGACTTCATAGAGGCGCTGCCCTTCGAGCACATAGAGGCCCTGCGGGCTAACCCGGGCATTACCATAAGCGTGACCCCGTCATTCCAGTCCCTCTTCGGCCACCTGAACACAGAGAAACCGCCCCTTGACAACAAGCTGGTGAGGCAGGCCTTGAGCTATGCCATGCCGTACGATGGCATCATCGACCACGTCATGTATGGCTACGCCAGGCAATCCAGAGGCGCGGTGCCCTACGGGCTCTGGGGCCATGAGGAATCCCTTTTCCAGTACACTCATGACCTGGACAGGGCACGCGAGCTGCTAGAGGAGGCCGGGTACCCGGACGGGGGTTTCAGCCTGGTTCTCACCTACGTGTCTGGGGACGATTTCGAGCGGAGGACGGCCGAGCTCTACAAGGCTGAGCTGGCGAAACTAGGGATTGACCTGGAAATCCGCGGCATGCCCTGGGAGAGCCAGTGGGACCTTGCGAAGTCCCCAGATCCCATGGACAGGCAGGACATATTCCTGTTCTACTGGTGGCCAGACGTGGCAGACCCCATCAGCTTCCTGCGGGGCATGTTCTACTCCGAGGAGGAGATCGTGTTCAACCTGTGCTACTACAAGAACCCAGACTACGATGCCCTGGTTGATGAGGCAAGCAAGCACGCGGGCCTAGATAGGGACAAGTCAAGCCAGCTGTACGCCCAGGCCCAGGAGCACCTCATCGAGGATGCGGCAGCCCTTTACATCTATGACCAGCAGTACGTCCGGCCGCTACGGGCGAACTTCAAGGGGTACAAGGATAACCCCGCTTACCCCCATGTTGTCTTCTTCTACGACTGTTACAGGGAAGAGTGACCGGGAGCAGGCGAGTGAAGAAAGGGGTGCCCTCCCGGGGGCGCCCCTTTCCTAGGGACTTGACCAGGGAGAGTAAGAGGGGTCATCCGGAGGATGAGAGGCGGGGGGGCAGCATGATCCTCCACAGCACCATGATGGCCGGGCGCCAGGGAGGCCATCCGTGCCGCCTTCAAGCACGTGCAGGCAGTCAAGGCTGCGTGCCAGCCCAGGCCCAGGAAGGCTATGCCGAGTGCCACCCGGGAAGCGGAGGCTGCGGGGAGGACCTCACCTGTGTCTACCGGCACCCTGTGAGGCACGGCTTCTGGGACTAGACGCATTCACATCCCCCGGGTGGATTTAGGGCCTATCAAGCGCAACACCCCCTGGTGGGGCGTGAGGCTTTCGTCGAGGATGGGGCTAACGGCTCTTTCCTTTCTTTCCTTGCCGGCCCCAGGATGGCAAGAAGGAGGGTTCCGGAGATGAGCACCAGGATACGCCTTGTCATGCCCGTTGCGACAGGCATCTGGAACGAAGCCACCAGGGCCGAGCTCTCCAAGGTTGCCGCGCCGGGGACCCACCTGGAGGTGGTGAACCTCGCCACGGGCCCGGTGGCCCTAGAGAGTGAGTGGGAGGCGGCGCTGGCTGCCCCGGCTGTGGTTGAAGAGGTGAGACGGGCAGAGGAGGAAGGCTGTTCCGGAGCGGTAGTCTATTGCTTCTTAGACCCCGGAGTCCGGGCAGCCAAGGAGGTCGTCTCCATACCCGTGGTGGGTCTCATGGAGGCCGGGCTCCTGCTGGCCTTGGCCGTCGCCGAGCGATACGGGATCCTGAACCCAGTGTCCCGCGACTACTCGGCCACCTGGTCTCTAGCCTGGCGCTACCATGGGGACCGTCTCGTCTCCATCCGGGCCCTGGACATGCCTGTGCTGGAGCTTCAAGACCAGCCCAAGATGGCCAAGAGAGCCAGGGAAGTTGCCCGTAAGATGGTTTCTGAGGACCGTGCGGACGCCATAGTCCTCGGGTGCGGCGCGATGCTAGGCCTAGACGAAGAGCTGCAAGGTTTCCTGGGGGTACCCGTGATCGCCCCTGGCAAGGCCGCCTTGAAGCTGGTGGAGGCCTTCGCCGGGATGGGGATAGCCCAGAGCAAGCGGTCCTTTCCCGAACCTGTGTACAACGAGGTTGTCTCAAGGTGAGCTGAAGTCCAGCGAGGCCTTGGCGAACCCCCTTGGATGGGGGATGTCCTCCCAGGCCGGCGGCGCTGTTACCAGGCCTTCCAGGGACTGCCAGGGCCTGGCGGGAGCGCCCGGCCACGGAGAGCACCAAGAAGCAAAGGTGGCGAGAGATGTGTTCAGTGAATATGAGTTCGAGCTGGGGCATGCAGCCCGCGTCCTGTGTGAGGAAGTGCTGGGCCTTAAGCCCGGAGAGACCATCGTCATGACCTGCGACACCGAATCCGATGCCCGCGTCATCATGGCCACGGGCCGTGCGGCCCTTGAGCTGGGGGCAAAGCCTGTGGTGCTTCTCACCGCCTCGCCTCTGGGCGTGGGCAAGGCCGCCGACGCCATGCTCCCTGTGGACGTCCTGTCGGGGTGTTTGAAGGAGACGGATGTGTGGGTCGAGTTCAACAACAAGTGGCTCCTATATTCCACTCCCTATGAAAGGGTCATGGAGGCAAACCAGCGGATACGTTACATGTGCCTCGTTGGAATGAACGTGGACATGATGGTGAGAACCATTGGCAGGGTGGATCACAAGCTCCTGAGAGAGTTCATGGAGAGGATCAGGGCGATGACGAAGGCGGCGAGGAAGATGAGGGTGACCACACCAGCAGGCACTGACGTGGAGTTCGAGAACGTGCCTGGCAACCCCATGTCCTGCGACATGGGCTCGGCCGGTGTTCCCGGGGTCCACTTCCTCTCCGGGCAGATAGGGTGGTGCCCGGATTTTTCCAGCATAAACGGGAGGATCGTTTTCGACGGTTCCATCTCACCCCCTGTGGGGAAGGTCTCCCAGCCGGTGACGCTTCATGTACGGGGTGGCCGTGTTGAGAGGATCGAGGGCGGAGCTGAGGCCCAGGAATTCCTGGCGTGGCTCAAGGCCTTGGAAGATGACAACATGTTCAGGCTTGCCCACATCTGCTACGGCTTCAATCCCAACGCCAGGCTGACCGGGAATGTGCTTGAGGACGAGCGGGTGTGGGGCTGCACAGAGTGGGGCATGGGCTACCAGAGCGCGGAAGACGCCCCACCCGACGGCATAATGGCAAAGAGCCATACCGATGGGATCTGCCTCAACTCCTCTGTGTGGCTTGATGGAGTGCAGTTGCTGGACAAGGGTGAGGTGGTCCATCCTGGCGTGGCTCCCCTCGCCTGGGCAGTCCTTGGCAGGGGGCAGTAACCTACCGGGTTTCCAGGGGACGGCGGAGCCTCTCCGGTTGGGCGCTGCATCCAGGGTACTCGAGGTTTTTCCACTTCAAGCGGGTGAACAGTATGAAGGCATTCGTTATACGTAGGGCTCTCCTGGGACTAGTAGTCCTGCTTGGCGTGACCATCATGACGTTCATGATCGCGCGGGTCATCCCGTCCGAACCTGCGGCGCGCTGGGTGGGGCCCAAGGCCACAGCTGAGCAGATCGCCCGGGCCAGGATCGAGCTGGGCCTGGACAGGCCCCTTTACGTCCAGTACTACCGGTACATGTCGGACCTCCTCAGGGGTGACTGGGGAATGTCCATTAGGACACACCAGCCGGTAATGGAGGACATCAAGGCCTTTCTCCCCGCGTCCCTCGAGCTGTGCGTCGTTGGCATGGCGCTATCCCTGGTCGTGGGCATCCCTCTAGGCGTGGCGTCGGCGGTGAGGAAGGATTCCTGGTTCGACCACGCCAACAGGACCTTCGCCATTGCCGGGGTTTCGATGCCCACCTTCTGGCTGGGGATGATCCTGCAGCTGGTCTTCTTCAAGGAGCTGGGGATACTCCCGCTGGGCGGCAGGATATCCAGCCAGATGCGGTGGATCGCGCCGTTCCCGAGAGTAACCGGCGCTTACCTCCTGGACACGGTGATCTCCGGCAACATAGTGGCCTTCAAGGATGCCCTCCTGCACATCATACTCCCGGCCCTGACCCTGGCGGCGTACCCGGTGGGCCTGGTCATGAGGATGACGCGCTCATCCATGCTGGAGGTGATGGGGGAGGACTACATAAGGGTGGCGAAGGCATACGGCCTGCCTCACCTACTGGTCATCTACCGGTACGCGTTGAAGAACGCCATAGGCCCCACCATAACGGTGGTCGCGCTGTCCTTCGCCTACTCCCTCGCGGGGACCTTCCTGATAGAGGCGGTCTTCAGCTGGCCCGGCCTGGGATACTACGCAGCCCTCTCCGTGATAACCGTGGACTACCCCGCCATCATGGGCGTGACAATTCTCATTGCGGTGTTCTACGTGATCCTGAATACGCTGGTGGACATAGCCCACGCCTTCTTGGATCCTCGAATAAAGATTGGGTGAGGAACGTGAAGATAGCGCGCATGGACAAGGCACTATATGTTGTGCACCTTCTCAGGAAGAACCCGCTGACCCTGTCCGGTTTCTTGTTTGTGCTGCTCTTGCTCGTCGTTGCTCTCCTGGCGCCCTGCATTGCGCCATTCCCCGGGCATGCCCTGGGGGAGGTCGACCCCGAGCACAAGTTCCTCTCTCCTAGGTGGGAGTATCCCTTCGGAACCGACGAGGCAGGAAGGGATATCTTCAGCAGGGTGCTCTACGGGTCCAGGATATCCCTGAGTGTCGGTGTGCTCGCCATCGGGCTTGCCCTGCTCATCGGGGTGCCTCTCGGCGCGGTGGCTGGGTTCTCCGGGGGTGTGGTGGATGAGGTCATCATGCGCGCCACCGATGTCTTCCTCAGTTTCCCGCCCCTTCTCCTGGCCATGGCGATATCAGCCATGCTCGGTCCCACCCTCACCAATGCGATGATAGCCATAGCCATAGCGTGGTGGCCCTGGTACACGCGGCTTATGAGGGGGCAGGCTGTCTCCATCAGGGAGCGTGCCTTTGTTGAGGCAGCGCGGGCCACGGGTGTCAGCCCGCTGAAGATCATCCGCCGCCACATCATGCCAAACTGCATCGCCCCCGTAGTGGTGCAGGGGTCGATGGATTTCGGGTCCATAATCCTTATGTCAGCGTCTTTGAGTTTCCTTGGCCTGGGCGCACAACCCCCCACTCCCGAGTGGGGTCTCATCGTCAGCACGGGTCGCACATTCTTCCTGACAAGCTGGTGGTGTGTTGTCTTTCCCGGCCTGGCGATCTTCGCCACAGTGCTGGCTTTCAATCTCGTGGGCGATGGCCTGAGGGAGATCATGGACCCACGGACCAGGGAGTTCTAGAAGATGACCCAAGAAGCGCTCCTGGAGATCAGGGACCTTAAGGTGGAGTTCCAGACCTATGCGGGGGTGGTGAAGGCCGTCGATGTCCAGTCCCTCGTGATAAGGCCAGGGGAGTTCCTGGGCCTGGTGGGCGAGACAGGCTGCGGCAAGACGGTGACCTCCCTGGCCATTTGCGGCCTCATAACGGGACCGAAAGGGAGGATCGTCTCAGGGGAGATCCTGTTTAAAGGCGAGGATCTCCTGAGGAAGACGCCCCGGGAGATGAACGAGGTGCGGGGAAAGAGGATCGCCATGGTGTTCCAGGACCCCATGTCATCCCTTAACCCCACCTTCACAGTGGGGGACATGATAACCCGCATAATCCAGAGGCACCAGGGCGTTACCAGGAAAGAGGCCTTCGCGCGCGCCGCAAGGGTGTTTGAGACTGTCCGGCTGCCTGAACCGGAGGAGACCCTGAGGCGCTTTCCCCACGAACTGAGTGGGGGAATGAGGCAGAGGGTCATGATCGCCATGGCGCTCTCGTGTAACCCAGACCTTCTGATAGCCGACGAACCCACCACCGCCCTGGACGTGACGATACAGGCCCAGATCCTGGCGCTCTTGGGAGACCTGAAGGCCGAGATAGACGCGTCTGTCCTGCTGATTACCCATAACCTCGGGGTTGTGGCTCAGACCTGTGACCGCGTGGCGGTCATGTACGCGGGAAACGTGGTGGAGGTGGCCCCAACCCCGTCCGTCTTCGCAAGGTCACTTCACCCCTACACCCGCGGGCTCTTGAAGGCCGTACCGCGGCCGGGTACCCGCGGCCAGAGGCTGGCTGTCATAGAAGGCATGGTTCCTAACCTGGTGGACCCGCCGCCGGGATGCAGGTTCGAACCCAGGTGCCCCGAGCGCCAGGGTATGTGCGCTGGGAAGCCCCCGGTACTGGCCACTGTGGGTCATGATCACCAGGTGGCCTGTCACATGGCGGACCTCCCGCGGGAGGAAGCCCTGTGAGTGAGCCTAACCTGCTGACCGTGATGGAACTGAAGAAGCATTTTCCCATTAGGGCTGGGGTGTTCGGCTCCACCGCTGGCTGGGTCCGGGCAGTCGACGGTGTGTCCTTTTCCATACCAGGAAGGGGAGAGACCTTCGGGGTCGCCGGAGAGTCCGGGTGCGGCAAGACCACGCTGGGCAAGGTTGTGTTGCGCCTCATTGAACCCACCTCGGGAAGCATCCTCTTCGATGGCAGGGATCTTGCCGGCATGCGAGCAGAGGACCTGCGCAGGGCCCGGCGCGACATGCAGATCGTCTTCCAGGATCCCTACTGGTCCCTGAACCCCCGGATGACGGTGCGCGACATCGTTGCCGAGCCCCTGGAGGAACACACCAAGATCTTGCGCAGGGAGGTTGACCAGCGGGTGAATGACCTTCTGCAGCTGGTGGGCCTCAACCCCAGGCACAGCCGCAACTACCCCCATGAGTTCAGCGGCGGGCAGCGCCAGAGGATCGGGATAGCCAGGGCCCTGGCCCTAAACCCCAAGTTCCTGGTGCTGGATGAACCCACCTCAGCCCTGGACGTATCAGTCCAGGCCCAGATCCTGAACTTGCTGGAGGAGCTGAAGGAACAGTTCTGCCTCACCTACCTCCTCATATCCCACGACCTCATGGTGATGGAACACATGGCTTCAACCGTAGCCATCATGTACCTGGGCAGGATCGTGGAGATGGGCGCCAGCGAGGACCTTCTGGAAGAACCGCTTCACCCCTACACACAGGCGCTGATCTCGGCGGTGCCCGTGGCCGACCCCGCCGTGCGACGGCAGCGCATCGTCCTGGAGGGCGCTGTCCCCAGCGCTGCCAACCCCCCGCCTGGGTGCCGGTTTCACCCCCGGTGCAGGCTCGCTGAGGCTGCATGCCGGGAGACGGAGCCCAAGCTGCTCCAGGTCAACGGGCGTCGTGTGGCGTGCCACGTAGTCAGGGGCGACTAGCAGATTGGAGGAAGAGAAGCCATGCGCAAACTCGGTATCA
Proteins encoded:
- a CDS encoding ABC transporter substrate-binding protein; this encodes MKAKGWVRFAVFALVLALVAALAGCGSNQPAEQPAAPKVATAIRHSEVVVFWDPSDTFSNEIVALQNIYETLLRYDPFEDKLVPILATEYSTSEDGLVWSFKLREGVKFHTGNPFNADAVKYSIERTIERGMGASFIWHAVEEIRVVDEYTVEFVLEYPAPLDIIAAAGYGAYIFDPVVTEEKGHEWFLEGNACGTGPYMVESWERGQELVLTKFEEYWGGWEDHHFDKVVQKVVPEASTRRQMLEAGEADFIEALPFEHIEALRANPGITISVTPSFQSLFGHLNTEKPPLDNKLVRQALSYAMPYDGIIDHVMYGYARQSRGAVPYGLWGHEESLFQYTHDLDRARELLEEAGYPDGGFSLVLTYVSGDDFERRTAELYKAELAKLGIDLEIRGMPWESQWDLAKSPDPMDRQDIFLFYWWPDVADPISFLRGMFYSEEEIVFNLCYYKNPDYDALVDEASKHAGLDRDKSSQLYAQAQEHLIEDAAALYIYDQQYVRPLRANFKGYKDNPAYPHVVFFYDCYREE
- a CDS encoding aspartate/glutamate racemase family protein codes for the protein MSTRIRLVMPVATGIWNEATRAELSKVAAPGTHLEVVNLATGPVALESEWEAALAAPAVVEEVRRAEEEGCSGAVVYCFLDPGVRAAKEVVSIPVVGLMEAGLLLALAVAERYGILNPVSRDYSATWSLAWRYHGDRLVSIRALDMPVLELQDQPKMAKRAREVARKMVSEDRADAIVLGCGAMLGLDEELQGFLGVPVIAPGKAALKLVEAFAGMGIAQSKRSFPEPVYNEVVSR
- a CDS encoding aminopeptidase, with protein sequence MSQGELKSSEALANPLGWGMSSQAGGAVTRPSRDCQGLAGAPGHGEHQEAKVARDVFSEYEFELGHAARVLCEEVLGLKPGETIVMTCDTESDARVIMATGRAALELGAKPVVLLTASPLGVGKAADAMLPVDVLSGCLKETDVWVEFNNKWLLYSTPYERVMEANQRIRYMCLVGMNVDMMVRTIGRVDHKLLREFMERIRAMTKAARKMRVTTPAGTDVEFENVPGNPMSCDMGSAGVPGVHFLSGQIGWCPDFSSINGRIVFDGSISPPVGKVSQPVTLHVRGGRVERIEGGAEAQEFLAWLKALEDDNMFRLAHICYGFNPNARLTGNVLEDERVWGCTEWGMGYQSAEDAPPDGIMAKSHTDGICLNSSVWLDGVQLLDKGEVVHPGVAPLAWAVLGRGQ
- a CDS encoding ABC transporter permease — translated: MKAFVIRRALLGLVVLLGVTIMTFMIARVIPSEPAARWVGPKATAEQIARARIELGLDRPLYVQYYRYMSDLLRGDWGMSIRTHQPVMEDIKAFLPASLELCVVGMALSLVVGIPLGVASAVRKDSWFDHANRTFAIAGVSMPTFWLGMILQLVFFKELGILPLGGRISSQMRWIAPFPRVTGAYLLDTVISGNIVAFKDALLHIILPALTLAAYPVGLVMRMTRSSMLEVMGEDYIRVAKAYGLPHLLVIYRYALKNAIGPTITVVALSFAYSLAGTFLIEAVFSWPGLGYYAALSVITVDYPAIMGVTILIAVFYVILNTLVDIAHAFLDPRIKIG
- a CDS encoding ABC transporter permease, with product MDKALYVVHLLRKNPLTLSGFLFVLLLLVVALLAPCIAPFPGHALGEVDPEHKFLSPRWEYPFGTDEAGRDIFSRVLYGSRISLSVGVLAIGLALLIGVPLGAVAGFSGGVVDEVIMRATDVFLSFPPLLLAMAISAMLGPTLTNAMIAIAIAWWPWYTRLMRGQAVSIRERAFVEAARATGVSPLKIIRRHIMPNCIAPVVVQGSMDFGSIILMSASLSFLGLGAQPPTPEWGLIVSTGRTFFLTSWWCVVFPGLAIFATVLAFNLVGDGLREIMDPRTREF
- a CDS encoding ABC transporter ATP-binding protein, with amino-acid sequence MTQEALLEIRDLKVEFQTYAGVVKAVDVQSLVIRPGEFLGLVGETGCGKTVTSLAICGLITGPKGRIVSGEILFKGEDLLRKTPREMNEVRGKRIAMVFQDPMSSLNPTFTVGDMITRIIQRHQGVTRKEAFARAARVFETVRLPEPEETLRRFPHELSGGMRQRVMIAMALSCNPDLLIADEPTTALDVTIQAQILALLGDLKAEIDASVLLITHNLGVVAQTCDRVAVMYAGNVVEVAPTPSVFARSLHPYTRGLLKAVPRPGTRGQRLAVIEGMVPNLVDPPPGCRFEPRCPERQGMCAGKPPVLATVGHDHQVACHMADLPREEAL
- a CDS encoding oligopeptide/dipeptide ABC transporter ATP-binding protein; translation: MSEPNLLTVMELKKHFPIRAGVFGSTAGWVRAVDGVSFSIPGRGETFGVAGESGCGKTTLGKVVLRLIEPTSGSILFDGRDLAGMRAEDLRRARRDMQIVFQDPYWSLNPRMTVRDIVAEPLEEHTKILRREVDQRVNDLLQLVGLNPRHSRNYPHEFSGGQRQRIGIARALALNPKFLVLDEPTSALDVSVQAQILNLLEELKEQFCLTYLLISHDLMVMEHMASTVAIMYLGRIVEMGASEDLLEEPLHPYTQALISAVPVADPAVRRQRIVLEGAVPSAANPPPGCRFHPRCRLAEAACRETEPKLLQVNGRRVACHVVRGD